The DNA window CTGTCCAAGCAAATTTCTcgtgtttttggtgtttgaTTTCGAAAAATAAACATTGTATTAATTACGTTTGGAGCAACTGAAGTCCTGCCGCCGTATATACTAAGTTTCTCGGTGGTTTTAATGCTGCTTCTGAATCTTGTGGTGAGAGAAGTCAAGAGCCAGTACACCAGAAAGAATATAGGGAAGTAAAAAGGCAAGAGCCAAATCTGCAAGGAGgggaataaaaataaaaaacgacAATTAAAGCGGGTATTCATTCATGAATTTTGGAGATTTTCTTGATaataattcttgtggaggtggCGGAGCAAGAATTGTTGCGGACATACCCTATAGCGACAGCGCCAGTATTAAAGCCATTACTTTAACAAGCAATATCAACAGCATGTCTACCGGTGCCATTGCTCAGCCCCGCCTTCTGTCGCAGTCTCTCGCCGCCCAGGCCGTGTTCAATTCTTCTGGCCTCTCTCTAGCCCTTGTACAACGCTCTTTTTCCCGTTATATATCGTTATACATACGAGTGTGGAaggttttatatttttttaatggttTCTTTACTTGggcttttgttttttgttttgggCAGGACACAGGTGTCGGAACTGGTCAAGGAGAGGTGGCGAGAATGGGGGAGACTTTTGAATTCGGTAATGTCGGCGGGAGGAAAATGAGAGATGAAGAGCACGAGAGTAGATCTGGGAGTGATAACATGGAAGGAGCCTCCGGAGATGAACACGATGCCGCGGACAAACCGCCGAGGAAGAAAAGATACCACCGGCACACTCCTCAGCAAATCCAAGAACTTGAAGGGTGTGGATTAATTATCGCTTTTAATTAATGTTGttttttttggtattttttttaCCGATCTTTTGTTTTTGGATGTCTCTTTTCAGTCTCTTCAAGGAGTGTCCTCACCCTGATGAAAAGCAAAGAATGGAGCTTAGCAAAAGGCTTTGCTTGGATTCTAGACAAGTCAAGTTTTGGTTTCAGAATAGAAGAACTCAAATGAAGGTACTAGAAAAGCCTTTTCGCCTCTTTAATTTGTTGTTTATATTTCGTAGTCTCTTTGTTTCTCATAAGGTTGATTGAGAAATTTGAGTTCTTGATTCGACCAGACACAACTCGAACGCCATGAGAATTCGCTGCTCAGGCAAGAGAACGACAAGCTCCGTGCCGAAAACATGTCGATAAGGGACGCAATGAGAAACCCCATGTGTACCAACTGTGGCGGTCCGGCTATAATTGGCGACATATCCCTGGAGGAGCAACACCTCAGAATCGAAAATGCTAGGCTAAAGGATGAACTGGATCGTGTATGCGTGCTGGCTGGAAAGTTTTTAGGCCGCCCCATTTCTTCGATGACCGTGTCCATGGTGCCGCCAATGCCTAATTCTAGCTTGGAACTTGGAGTTGGGAACAATGGTTTTGGTGTCTTGAACGCCATGGCTTCATCGCTACCATTAGGCCCCCCGGATTTTTGTGTTGGGATTTCGAACCCTTTGCCTTTAGTGCCTTCAGATAAAGCTACGATGAATGTCACCCCAATCGAAAGATCTTTGGAGAGATCAATGTATTTGGAGCTTGCTTTGGCTGCAATGGATGAATTGGTGAAAATGGCTCAATCCGACGAGCCTCTTTGGGTTAGAACATTGGAAGGTGGGAGGGAAGTGCTCAATCATGAGGAATATTTAAGAACTTTTACTCCTTGCATTGGCATGAAACCGGCCGGTTTTGTTTCTGAGGCCTCGAGGGAGACTGGTTTGGTGATCGTAAACAGTTTGGCTCTAGTTGAGACGTTGATGGACTCGGTGAGCATTCTTGGTGAAATGTACTTGACGCATCACGTAATTTGAAAGTGATTGATGTAGTTTTTTGGAGTTTAAAACTGTTTTTTATGATGGCTTTATGATATATGTTTTATGTTTCTTGATTTTGACTATTTTCTTTGTCTCAATGTTGTGAGTAATTGAGGTTTTCTTATATTTGATAGAACAAATGGGCAGAGATGTTTCCTTGTATAGTCGCCAGAACGACGACTTTGGATGTGATATCAAATGGTATGGGCGGAACAAGGAACGGTGCTCTTCAACTGGTAACGTTCAATGCGGTTGGCACACCATTTTTACGCTTTCTTTGTGCATCCGAATGAGTGATTCTGGAAATTTTGTTGTTTCATTATTCTGTATAGATGCAAGCTGAAATCCAAGTACTGTCACCATTAGTTCCGGTTCGAGAGGTCAACTTTCTTCGGTTCTGCAAGCAGCACGCCGAGGGTGTGTGGGCAGTTGTTGATGTGTCGATCGACACCATCGGAGAAAATTCTGGTAGTGTCCCCGCGATTCAGAACTCTCGGAGACTTCCCTCTGGCTGTGTGGTGCAGGATATGCCCAATGGCTATTCTAAGGTAATTATTTCTTTCTCCTAGTACATGCATGTATGGCTTATTTTGTTGGCTTGTTACTTATTGCACACCGCtcaatacttgttttcttgacaTTTATTGAGCCTCTCATAGGTTGGTGTCTCTCACCTTATTgtgtttaaataagtttgttGAAGCAACTCCTCCTTTGGGACTTGGTTGAGAACATTGAATACTTCTACTCGCATTCCAAAATCGTGCATTTCTTGATTCAAGATTCAAAATCTTGGCTTCATCGTCATTCAAGATTCAAGAAATCACTAATTTTACTCACTAGTAGCTCGACTTATCGAATCTTACGATCTACCTAAACTTTAAAATGGATAACAACCAATGCTTATGGTGGCTCAAATTTTTCGTTTTCCATGATTTAATGGTATATATTTAGCTCACGAAAAGTGTTTTTTAAGTTACGTAGAGTAGAATGGGATACTTCTCTTGCGACAGAACTATAGTTTTCTGGGCTCTTGTAAGATTatattaaaatgaaaaaaaaaatacatagaTCCAAATGGGGTAATTGAGGTTAACCCCAATACTTGATATAAACAACAGTTATAATTAATATAAGCCTCCCACTATTTTTGCTTCTTGGGTTGCTTTAATATCATACGATTTGGTAGTAAAGGCTCTGATTTAAGAATTTGATAGTTCTATTCCAACCTCTGATTCTGTCTCGATCATCGCCTGTATGTGTATATTCATTTATTAttcataatataataattaattattgaactgtGTATTAACTGGTTCCAGCTCCATGTACTTGTTTCTGTAATCAACACCTTGTCCGTATCTCTCAGCCTTGTGCCTCTAAATCTTTCATAATTTTGTGtaccctatatatatatatatatatatacatatatatatatatatatatatatatatatatatatatattatgttttgGTGGACCCAACTAGTTTACAAGGTGGGACAGTTGCATCCTTGgacaaaaaaaattctaaaatttcaTTTAGGATTTCTTATTTCAAGAACATCGTAATTCTTGGGTTTGTGTGTCTGTTTTGAGGGTGACACGTGGTTCTACTTGGAAATTTTCACCACAAAGAGAACCCAAAAGTGAGAGCAATGCGTTTGCAACAGTTAAAAATAATGTCATTGAGGCCAAgtcattttttaattaattatgtttcaaGAAAGTTTAGTGAAGTTGATTAATGGCTTGTTGTTATGTAGGTTACATGGGTGGAGCATACTGAATATGATGAGAGCGTGGTTCACCAGCTCTATCGAGCTTTCATCAGCGCTGGTATGGGATTTGGTTCGCAACGATGGGTCGTCAACCTGCAACGCCAATGCGAGTGTCTCGCCATCCTCATGTCTTCTGCCGCCCCATCTAGGGATCAAGCTGGTAACAATCCTAGTCGATCATTTTCTTATGATAATCCCTTTTGTTTAGTTTTAAAACCTCCTTGTAAAAGCATATATTAGTATAACTATTGAAAGTAAAGCTGATTCTTATTAGATATGAAAGGGAAAttcttttgaaaaaataattatcGAATACTACTACCCCTTGGTCACATTCAAAATAAAGATTATGTTGTGACAACAGCCTAGCTTGCTACATATTTCTTGCAATGAATGGGATATTAATTCCACATGCAGCAATAAGTAGTGGTGGACGTAGGAGCATGCTGAAGCTAGCACAGCGCATGACCACCAACTTCTGCGCTGGTGTGTGCGCTTCCACAGTTCACAAATGGAACAAACTTCGTACCGACAGTGTGGGCGAGGATGTCCGAGTCATGACTCGGAAGAGCATCAATGACCCTGGTGAGCCACCTGGCATCGTGCTCAGTGCCTCGACCTCCGTGTGGCTGCCGGTGTCGCCTCAGAGATTGTTCGATTTTCTGCGAAATGTAGGGTTGAGGTGTGAGTGGGATATCCTCTCCAATGGCGGACCCATGCAAGAAATGGCGCACATTGCCAAAGGACAAGATCATGGCAACT is part of the Primulina eburnea isolate SZY01 chromosome 1, ASM2296580v1, whole genome shotgun sequence genome and encodes:
- the LOC140838943 gene encoding homeobox-leucine zipper protein ANTHOCYANINLESS 2-like isoform X2; translated protein: MGETFEFGNVGGRKMRDEEHESRSGSDNMEGASGDEHDAADKPPRKKRYHRHTPQQIQELEGLFKECPHPDEKQRMELSKRLCLDSRQVKFWFQNRRTQMKTQLERHENSLLRQENDKLRAENMSIRDAMRNPMCTNCGGPAIIGDISLEEQHLRIENARLKDELDRVCVLAGKFLGRPISSMTVSMVPPMPNSSLELGVGNNGFGVLNAMASSLPLGPPDFCVGISNPLPLVPSDKATMNVTPIERSLERSMYLELALAAMDELVKMAQSDEPLWVRTLEGGREVLNHEEYLRTFTPCIGMKPAGFVSEASRETGLVIVNSLALVETLMDSNKWAEMFPCIVARTTTLDVISNGMGGTRNGALQLMQAEIQVLSPLVPVREVNFLRFCKQHAEGVWAVVDVSIDTIGENSGSVPAIQNSRRLPSGCVVQDMPNGYSKVTWVEHTEYDESVVHQLYRAFISAGMGFGSQRWVVNLQRQCECLAILMSSAAPSRDQAAISSGGRRSMLKLAQRMTTNFCAGVCASTVHKWNKLRTDSVGEDVRVMTRKSINDPGEPPGIVLSASTSVWLPVSPQRLFDFLRNVGLRCEWDILSNGGPMQEMAHIAKGQDHGNCVSLLRASATNADPSNMLILQETCIDAAGSLVVYAPVDNPAMHVVLNGGDPAYVALLPSGFAIVADGPRPKSKDSPARRVNGSLLTVAFQILVNSLPSSKLTLESVETVDNLISCTVQKIKAALQCDA
- the LOC140838943 gene encoding homeobox-leucine zipper protein ANTHOCYANINLESS 2-like isoform X1 — its product is MNFGDFLDNNSCGGGGARIVADIPYSDSASIKAITLTSNINSMSTGAIAQPRLLSQSLAAQAVFNSSGLSLALDTGVGTGQGEVARMGETFEFGNVGGRKMRDEEHESRSGSDNMEGASGDEHDAADKPPRKKRYHRHTPQQIQELEGLFKECPHPDEKQRMELSKRLCLDSRQVKFWFQNRRTQMKTQLERHENSLLRQENDKLRAENMSIRDAMRNPMCTNCGGPAIIGDISLEEQHLRIENARLKDELDRVCVLAGKFLGRPISSMTVSMVPPMPNSSLELGVGNNGFGVLNAMASSLPLGPPDFCVGISNPLPLVPSDKATMNVTPIERSLERSMYLELALAAMDELVKMAQSDEPLWVRTLEGGREVLNHEEYLRTFTPCIGMKPAGFVSEASRETGLVIVNSLALVETLMDSNKWAEMFPCIVARTTTLDVISNGMGGTRNGALQLMQAEIQVLSPLVPVREVNFLRFCKQHAEGVWAVVDVSIDTIGENSGSVPAIQNSRRLPSGCVVQDMPNGYSKVTWVEHTEYDESVVHQLYRAFISAGMGFGSQRWVVNLQRQCECLAILMSSAAPSRDQAAISSGGRRSMLKLAQRMTTNFCAGVCASTVHKWNKLRTDSVGEDVRVMTRKSINDPGEPPGIVLSASTSVWLPVSPQRLFDFLRNVGLRCEWDILSNGGPMQEMAHIAKGQDHGNCVSLLRASATNADPSNMLILQETCIDAAGSLVVYAPVDNPAMHVVLNGGDPAYVALLPSGFAIVADGPRPKSKDSPARRVNGSLLTVAFQILVNSLPSSKLTLESVETVDNLISCTVQKIKAALQCDA